From a single Brassica napus cultivar Da-Ae chromosome C9, Da-Ae, whole genome shotgun sequence genomic region:
- the LOC106360721 gene encoding subtilisin-like protease SBT1.7 codes for MSSSFLSSTASFLFVLLYIGSFHVSDGAQQGTYIVHMAKSQMPSSFDHHSLWYESSLKSISESAEMLYTYNNAIHGFATRLTPEEADSLKTQPGVISVRPEQRYELHTTRTPLFLGLGVHNSGLFPETGPGSDVVIGVLDTGVWPESKSFSDEGYGPIPSTWKGECEAGTKFTTSLCNRKLIGARFFVCGYEAEYGPVDESKESRSPRDDDGHGTHTASTAAGSIVEGANLLGFANGTARGMAYRARVAVYKVCWKPQCFSSDVLAGIDKAIEDNVNVLSLSLGKRNRDYTNDVAMGAFSAMERGIFVSCSAGNDGPSPSSLSNVAPWITTVGAGTLDRDFPALVTLGNGKSYIGASLFKKDALPPTLLPFVYAGSASNNATYGKFCLSGTLIPEKVYGKIVMCEKGENDRAEKGEVVKAAGGLGMILPNRANRGEELAAKAHVLPATTVGQKAGDIIRRYVKTDPSPTASIVIQGTVVKVKPSPVLAAFSSRGPNPITPNILKPDLIAPGVNILAAWTGALGPSGLASDTSRVEFNIISGTSMSCPHVSGLAALLKSVHPDWSPAAIRSALMTTAYNTYKDGKPLLDILTVKPSTPFGHGAGHVSPATAISPGLIYDLTTKDYIDFLCALNYNSSQIGCVTRGNYACDPRKMYSVADLNYPSFSVSVHGSGGTYKYTRTVTNVGGAGSYTVKVISETAAVKISVEPAVLNFKKVNEKKSYSVTFTVVSSMAPRSNSFGSIEWSDGKHVVASPVAISWT; via the coding sequence atgtcttcttcgtTTCTCTCCTCCACTGCTTCCTTCCTTTTTGTTCTTCTCTACATTGGTTCCTTCCACGTCTCCGATGGAGCTCAACAAGGAACATACATCGTTCACATGGCGAAATCTCAGATGCCCTCGAGCTTCGACCACCACTCTCTCTGGTACGAGTCCTCTCTCAAGTCCATCTCAGAATCTGCTGAAATGCTCTACACTTACAACAATGCGATTCACGGATTTGCCACTCGGCTTACTCCCGAAGAAGCTGACTCGCTCAAGACTCAACCAGGTGTCATCTCCGTTCGACCAGAGCAGCGGTATGAGTTACACACCACTCGGACTCCACTATTCCTCGGCCTCGGCGTACACAACTCCGGCCTGTTCCCTGAAACCGGTCCAGGCAGCGACGTCGTCATCGGAGTTCTCGACACAGGTGTTTGGCCAGAGAGCAAAAGCTTCTCGGACGAAGGATATGGTCCTATTCCGTCTACCTGGAAAGGCGAATGCGAGGCTGGGACAAAATTTACCACTTCCCTCTGTAACCGCAAACTAATCGGAGCTAGATTCTTCGTTTGTGGTTATGAAGCAGAGTATGGACCAGTGGACGAATCTAAAGAGTCGAGATCGCCTAGAGACGACGACGGTCACGGAACACACACAGCTTCAACCGCGGCTGGATCCATCGTGGAAGGAGCTAATCTTTTGGGCTTCGCTAACGGGACGGCTCGTGGGATGGCTTATCGCGCTCGAGTGGCTGTTTACAAAGTTTGTTGGAAACCTCAATGCTTCAGCTCAGATGTTTTAGCTGGAATCGATAAAGCCATCGAAGATAATGTCAACGTTCTGTCGTTATCTCTTGGcaaaagaaacagagattaTACTAACGATGTTGCCATGGGAGCATTCTCGGCCATGGAAAGAGGGATCTTTGTTTCCTGCTCTGCTGGTAATGATGGTCCCAGCCCATCCAGCTTATCGAATGTAGCTCCATGGATTACTACTGTTGGTGCTGGTACATTAGATCGTGATTTTCCGGCACTAGTGACTCTTGGCAACGGGAAGAGTTATATTGGAGCTTCCTTGTTTAAAAAAGATGCTCTTCCGCCTACACTGTTGCCGTTTGTTTACGCCGGGAGTGCTAGTAACAATGCTacttatggaaaattttgtctCTCCGGAACACTAATTCCGGAGAAGGTATATGGGAAGATCGTGATGTGCGAGAAAGGAGAGAATGATAGAGCTGAGAAAGGAGAGGTGGTGAAAGCTGCTGGTGGACTCGGAATGATTCTGCCGAATAGGGCGAATAGGGGAGAAGAGCTTGCCGCAAAGGCCCATGTGTTACCGGCGACCACTGTGGGACAAAAAGCCGGTGACATTATCCGGCGCTACGTCAAGACGGATCCGAGTCCGACCGCTTCGATTGTGATCCAAGGAACGGTCGTCAAAGTCAAGCCCTCTCCTGTGCTTGCAGCTTTCAGCTCGCGAGGACCTAATCCCATAACGCCAAACATTCTCAAACCGGACTTGATCGCTCCTGGAGTCAATATCCTCGCCGCATGGACCGGAGCTCTAGGACCTTCCGGACTCGCTTCCGATACTAGCCGCGTGGAATTCAACATCATCTCAGGAACGTCCATGTCTTGCCCTCATGTGAGCGGTTTAGCGGCTCTTCTCAAATCAGTGCATCCAGATTGGAGCCCGGCGGCAATTCGATCAGCTCTCATGACGACCGCTTACAATACCTACAAAGACGGAAAACCATTGCTCGACATCTTAACGGTAAAACCTTCAACACCATTCGGGCACGGTGCAGGACACGTATCACCTGCGACGGCCATCAGTCCAGGACTCATCTACGATCTAACGACTAAGGATTATATAGATTTCCTCTGCGCATTGAATTACAATTCGTCGCAGATAGGATGCGTGACGAGAGGCAATTACGCTTGCGATCCAAGAAAAATGTACTCCGTCGCTGATCTAAACTATCCGTCCTTCTCAGTTAGCGTCCACGGGTCCGGAGGCACGTACAAGTACACACGCACGGTCACAAACGTGGGAGGAGCTGGTTCGTACACGGTTAAAGTAATCTCTGAGACAGCAGCAGTCAAGATTTCGGTTGAACCGGCggttttgaatttcaaaaaagtGAATGAGAAGAAATCGTACTCGGTTACGTTTACCGTTGTCTCATCCATGGCGCCAAGGTCTAACAGCTTCGGGAGCATTGAATGGTCAGATGGGAAACACGTGGTGGCCAGTCCCGTGGCGATTAGCTGGACATAG